A single genomic interval of Gossypium raimondii isolate GPD5lz chromosome 11, ASM2569854v1, whole genome shotgun sequence harbors:
- the LOC105804125 gene encoding L-type lectin-domain containing receptor kinase IX.1, with amino-acid sequence MANHSCCLWSFLPFISFLFLFPCVNSVHFKIPRFNPEATGILYEGDARPFVGYVEFNYISYLCRVGRVSYSRDVPIWDSRTNQVADFTSSFSFNIDTQGKTLSNYAAGLAFFLAPAGFEIPPNSAGGFLGLFNTTTSDSSRNQIVLVEFDTYSNSEWDPPVQHIGINTNSIASAKYTPWNFSLYDGKTADAWISYNATAQILSVTLNYKNTSISKNNFTLSHHVDLKEILPEWVKVGISAATSHKSERHRLLSWEFSSSLEIKTTDEGKKRKRNKIIVVLLVLLSILMIVVTISFVFFRRWKKMKEEREERVNLTSINDDLERGAGPRRFSYNDLVVATNNFSNQRKLGEGGFGAVYKGYFNDSDTTVAVKKISRGSRQGRKEYITEIKIISRLRHRNLVQLLGWCHDGGEFLLVYDFMPNGSLDKHLFGKKTPINWPCRYKIARGLASALLYLHEEWEQCVVHRDIKSSNVMLDSSFNVKLGDFGLARLMDHELGPLTTGLAGTLGYMAPEYIRTGRASKASDVYSFGIVALEIATGRRSVDPIEENSQIGLVEWDWHLYGTGNLLSAVDERLHAEFDEEQIECLMIVGLWCAHPDSSLRPSIRQAIQVLDFDVALPNLPLEMPVPTYQYHQRTATRTSSTIETLVTDSNLRIEP; translated from the coding sequence ATGGCCAACCATTCGTGTTGCTTATGGAGTTTTCTTCCCTTCATTTCCTTCCTGTTCCTTTTTCCTTGTGTTAACTCAGTTCACTTTAAGATACCTCGTTTTAACCCTGAGGCAACCGGCATTCTCTACGAAGGGGATGCGAGACCTTTTGTTGGTTATGTTGAATTTAACTACATATCTTATCTGTGTCGGGTTGGTCGAGTTTCGTATTCTCGAGATGTGCCAATCTGGGATTCTCGTACTAACCAGGTTGCCGATTTTACCAGCAGTTTCTCCTTCAACATAGACACCCAGGGCAAAACTCTGTCAAACTATGCAGCTGGGCTTGCTTTCTTTCTTGCTCCTGCTGGGTTTGAAATCCCACCCAATTCTGCAGGTGGGTTCCTTGGCTTATTTAACACCACAACAAGCGATTCATCTCGGAACCAGATTGTTCTGGTCGAGTTCGACACTTACTCCAACTCTGAATGGGATCCTCCGGTTCAGCATATTGGGATCAACACCAATTCAATTGCTTCAGCTAAGTACACTCCTTGGAATTTCAGCTTGTACGATGGAAAAACTGCCGATGCATGGatttcttacaatgccactgcTCAGATTTTGAGCGTGACATTGAACTACAAGAACACAagtatttctaaaaataatttcactctTTCCCATCATGTTGATCTCAAGGAAATCTTACCCGAGTGGGTCAAGGTTGGAATTTCAGCTGCTACGAGTCATAAGTCGGAGCGGCACCGACTTCTATCATGGGAATTCAGCTCAAGTTTAGAAATAAAGACAACTGATGAGggaaagaagagaaagaggaaCAAAATAATAGTAGTACTTTTAGTTCTGCTGAGCATTTTAATGATTGTTGTCACCATATCATTCGTGTTTTTTCGGAgatggaagaagatgaaagaagaaagagaagagagaGTAAACTTAACTTCCATCAATGACGACCTAGAAAGAGGAGCAGGGCCAAGAAGGTTTTCTTACAACGATCTTGTTGTAGCTACCAACAACTTCTCAAACCAGAGAAAGTTGGGTGAAGGAGGATTTGGAGCTGTCTACAAAGGGTATTTCAATGATTCAGATACCACGGTTGCAGTCAAGAAAATTTCAAGGGGCTCAAGACAAGGGAGAAAGGAATACATTACTGAAATCAAGATCATTAGCCGGTTGAGACATCGAAATCTAGTGCAACTCTTAGGTTGGTGCCATGATGGAGGTGAATTTCTTCTAGTCTATGACTTCATGCCAAATGGTAGCCTCGACAAACACCTGTTCGGCAAGAAGACTCCTATCAATTGGCCCTGTAGGTACAAAATAGCCCGAGGCTTGGCCTCTGCATTGCTATATCTTCATGAAGAGTGGGAGCAATGTGTGGTTCACCGGGACATCAAATCCAGCAATGTAATGCTAGATTCTAGCTTTAATGTTAAGCTTGGTGACTTTGGGTTAGCTCGGTTAATGGACCATGAACTAGGCCCTTTGACAACAGGATTGGCAGGAACATTAGGCTACATGGCCCCGGAATATATAAGAACCGGCAGGGCAAGTAAGGCATCAGATGTGTACAGCTTCGGGATAGTTGCCTTGGAAATTGCTACAGGGAGAAGATCGGTTGATCCAATCGAAGAAAACTCACAAATTGGTTTGGTAGAGTGGGATTGGCATCTTTATGGAACTGGGAACCTACTTTCAGCTGTTGATGAAAGGTTGCATGCAGAGTTTGATGAAGAACAAATAGAGTGTTTAATGATTGTTGGATTGTGGTGTGCTCACCCTGATAGCAGTCTAAGACCCTCAATCCGACAAGCAATTCAGGTTCTCGATTTTGATGTGGCACTGCCAAATCTTCCACTGGAAATGCCTGTTCCTACCTATCAATATCATCAACGTACAGCAACAAGAACAAGTAGCACTATTGAAACTTTGGTGACTGATTCGAACCTTAGGATCGAGCCTTAA